A portion of the Bradyrhizobium sp. 195 genome contains these proteins:
- a CDS encoding ABC transporter substrate-binding protein has translation MALAGAAVCPIAAIAQQPKQVARIGFIVTRSIDSLEARATLGAFRQGLREHGYIDGQNVLVEVRAADSKIERFPALASELVGLNVDVIVASNSVAGRATQRATSTIPIVVPIMGDAVGDGLVASLAKPGGNITGLTFIGPQLVPKRLALLKEALPKASEVVALWQPAAFSEHTMTKMMKEAEAAAQTLGLHLQPVAVPGPDDLEQAFSTIAKNRTDALFVLPSTMLFAERRRIIDLAANLQLPVISMSKEFVEVGGLMSYGADITDFVRRSASYVDKILKGAKPADLPVEQPTKYELVLNLKTAKALDIDISATLLARADEVIE, from the coding sequence ATGGCGCTTGCGGGCGCTGCGGTATGCCCGATTGCGGCGATAGCACAACAGCCCAAGCAGGTCGCGCGGATCGGTTTCATAGTGACGAGGTCAATTGACTCTCTCGAAGCGCGCGCAACCCTCGGTGCCTTTCGGCAGGGATTGCGGGAGCACGGCTACATAGATGGTCAGAACGTCCTCGTTGAGGTTCGAGCGGCGGATTCGAAAATCGAGCGCTTTCCGGCTTTAGCAAGCGAACTTGTCGGTCTAAACGTTGACGTCATCGTGGCTTCGAATTCGGTCGCCGGTCGGGCTACCCAGCGCGCAACCTCTACAATTCCAATTGTTGTCCCTATCATGGGCGACGCAGTCGGAGATGGGCTCGTCGCGAGTCTAGCTAAACCGGGCGGGAATATCACGGGCTTGACCTTCATTGGTCCGCAACTGGTCCCTAAGCGTCTCGCCTTACTCAAAGAGGCGCTTCCCAAGGCTTCCGAGGTGGTGGCGCTCTGGCAGCCAGCCGCATTTAGTGAGCACACCATGACCAAAATGATGAAGGAGGCTGAAGCGGCCGCACAGACCCTGGGATTGCATCTTCAACCTGTTGCCGTTCCGGGTCCCGACGATCTGGAGCAGGCATTTTCGACGATTGCGAAGAACCGAACCGATGCCCTGTTCGTACTTCCGAGCACGATGCTTTTCGCGGAACGAAGACGCATCATCGATCTCGCCGCAAACCTCCAACTGCCGGTGATTTCCATGAGCAAGGAGTTTGTGGAAGTCGGTGGGCTTATGTCCTACGGAGCTGACATCACTGACTTCGTCCGGCGCAGCGCAAGTTATGTGGACAAAATCCTTAAAGGCGCTAAACCCGCCGATCTCCCAGTCGAGCAGCCGACCAAATATGAACTCGTTCTCAACCTCAAAACTGCGAAGGCACTTGATATCGACATTTCCGCTACGCTGCTGGCCCGCGCCGACGAAGTAATCGAATAG
- a CDS encoding IS5 family transposase yields MRYELSDYEWTAIKPMLPNKPRGVRRVNDRRVLNGIFWVLRSGAPGRDLPATYGPRTTCYNRFVRWRQAGVWDQIMDALAAGHDTAVQMIDTSVVRVHQHGACISKNDHQDMGRSRGGLTSKIHAVVDTNGLPVHLALTPGEAHDNRLCSVLLNALPPQAMLLADRGYDADWIRELARQQGAWANIPPNEIAKILSASARICIARATWFFNKIKQCRRVATRYDKLAVNYLAFVKLASIRIWLRANESTP; encoded by the coding sequence ATGCGTTACGAGCTCAGCGACTATGAGTGGACCGCCATTAAGCCGATGCTGCCGAACAAGCCGCGCGGCGTTCGGCGGGTAAATGACCGCCGCGTGCTCAATGGCATCTTTTGGGTCCTGCGGTCAGGTGCGCCAGGGCGCGACCTGCCCGCGACCTATGGTCCCCGCACCACCTGTTACAATCGCTTCGTTCGGTGGCGGCAGGCTGGCGTCTGGGATCAAATCATGGACGCGCTTGCTGCCGGTCACGATACCGCGGTGCAGATGATCGATACCTCAGTCGTGCGCGTCCACCAGCACGGAGCCTGCATCTCGAAAAACGATCACCAGGATATGGGTCGCTCGCGAGGGGGCCTGACCAGCAAGATTCACGCGGTCGTGGACACCAATGGCCTGCCGGTGCATCTCGCACTAACGCCCGGCGAGGCGCATGATAATCGACTGTGTTCAGTTCTCCTCAACGCCTTGCCTCCACAGGCGATGCTGCTCGCGGATCGCGGCTACGACGCCGACTGGATCAGGGAACTTGCTCGCCAGCAAGGAGCATGGGCGAACATTCCTCCAAACGAAATCGCAAAAATCCTATCTGCTTCAGCCCGTATTTGTATCGCACGCGCAACTTGGTTCTTCAACAAGATCAAGCAGTGTCGGCGTGTCGCGACCCGATATGACAAACTCGCGGTCAACTATCTGGCGTTCGTCAAACTCGCATCAATCCGAATTTGGTTGCGCGCTAATGAGTCCACGCCCTAG